GCTGAACATGTTCTCGATCATCGGCGTGGTGATGCTGATGGGCCTGGTGACCAAGAACGCCATCCTGCTGGTCGACTTTGCCAACCGCGCCCGCGCCGACGGCATGGCCCGCGCCGATGCGCTGCTGCATGCCGCCCGGGTGCGCCTGCGGCCGATCCTGATGACCACGCTGGCCATGATCTTCGGCATGCTGCCGCTGGCGCTGGCGCTCAGCGAAGGCTCGGAGCAGCGTGCGCCGATGGGCCAGGCGGTGATCGGCGGCGTCATCACCTCCAGCGTGCTCACCCTGGTGGTGGTGCCGGTGATCTACGGCTGGCTCGACGACCTCGGCGCCTGGCTGCGGCGGCGCTGGCAGCCGCGCCATGCCAGCCCCCCGGCTGACCAGGCTCAGCCGGCGGCGTCGGCGCAAGCTGGCGGTCAGAGCCCCCTCTAGAATTCGGGTTCTCCCGCCCCGCGATACCCCTCCACCGTATACCAGGACCCGCGATGAACGTCGAACAGGCCCGTTTCAACATGATCGAGCAGCAGATCCGTCCCTGGGACGTGCTCGACACCGCCGTGCTCTCGCTGCTGGCCATCGTGCGCCGCGAGGACTTCGTGCCCGCCGAGCACCGCGCGCTGGCCTTCAGCGACATCGAGATCCCGCTGCCCGAGGGCGAATGCATGCTGTGCCCGCGCGTCGAGGCCCGCCTGCTGCAGGACGCCCAGGTGCAGCGCCACGAGAAGGTGCTCGAGATCGGCGCCGGCTCGGGCTTCATGGCCGCGCTGCTGGCGCACCGCGCGCAGTCGGTGCTGTCGCTCGAGGACAAGCCCGCGCTGGCCAGGCTGGCGCGCCACAACCTGCAGCGCGCCGGCGTGGTGAACGCCAGCGTGCGCGAGATGGACGGCAGCGCCGGCCTGGCGGCCGAGGGGCCGTTCGATGTCATCGTGCTGTCGGGCTCGGTCACGCAGCAGCCCAAGGCACTGCTGCAGCAGCTCAAGCCGGGCGGCCGGCTGATCGCCGTGGTGGGCAACGAGCCGGTGATGCGCGCCGTGCGCATCACGCGCCTGTCGGACACCGCCTTCCAGACCCAGCCGCTGTTCGACACCGTGCAGCCGCGCCTGCGTGGCTTCGACGAACCGTCGCGCTTCAGCTTCTGAGCCGGCCGCACCCGCCCACTCAAGCCCGCGCCCGTCCCCCCTCCCCGTTCGATCACCGCCGCCGCCATGACCGCCCCCTTGCGCCAGATCCGCGTGCAGGATCTCGCCAGCTTCATCGCCCAGCACGCGGCCCAGCCCGGCAGCGCGCCGCCGCTGCTGCTGGACGTGCGCGAGGCCTGGGAGCTCGAGACCGCCCGGCTCGAGCTGCCCGGCACACGCCTGCTGCACCTGCCGATGGGCGAGCTGCCGCAGCGCCTGGACGAGCTCGACCCCGCGCAGACCATCCTCGCTTTGTGTCACCACGGCATGCGCAGCCTGCAATGCGTCGCATACCTGCAGCGCCAGGGCCATGCCCATGTGTACAACGTGCACGGCGGCATCGACGCCTGGTCCACGCAGGTGGATGCGTCGGTGCCGCGTTATTGACCCCGCCCCCATTCCAAACGCCCGTCAAAGGACTGTTTCCATGCCCCGCACGCCCCTGCGCCTGACCACCGCCGCGATCCGCTCCAGCCTGCTGGTCATGGGAGCCGGCCTGGCGGCGCTGCCGGGCCTGGCCCAGGCGCAGAGCCTGAAGACCCTGTACGAGGCCGCACGGGCCTATGACGCCACCTACCTGGCCGCCCGCGCGCTGGCCGACTCGGCGGTGCACAAGGCGGCGCAGGCCAATGCGCTGAAGCTGCCCAGCGCCCAGCTCACCGGCTCGGCCAGCCGCGCCGAATCCAACCTGCCCGGCGCCAACAACACCGCGCTGACCAACGCCACCCTCACCGCCGAAGGCAGCTACACGCTGTTCAACCGCGCCAACAACGCCACCTTCAATCAGGCCCAGCGCGCCCTCGAGCTGGCCCGCAGCGACCTCGACAGCGCCGAGCAGGACCTGATCGTGCGCGTGGCCCAGGCCTATTTCGACGTGCTGGCCGCGCAGGATGCGCTGTCGGCGCAGCAGGCGGCCAAGAAGGCCACCACCGAGCAGCTGGCCTCGGCCAAGCGCAACTTCGAGGTCGGCACCGCCACCATCACCGACACGCGTGAAGCCCAGGCCCGCTTCGACCTCGACCAGGCCCGCGAGCTGGTGGCCGAGAACGACCTGCAGACCAAGCGCGTGGCGCTCGACCAGCTGGTGGGCCGCGCCGGCGTGGTGCCGCGTGGCCCGGTGCTGCCGCTGGTGCTGCCGGCCGTGCTGCCGGCCAATGCCGACGAGTGGGTCAACCAGGCCGAAGACCGCCACCCCGGCATCCGCAAGGCGCGCCTGGGCATGGAGGTGGCGCGGCTCGAGACCGAGAAGGCCAAGGCCGGCCACCTGCCCACGGTCAACCTGATCGGCCGCCTGGCCGGCAGCGACAGCCGCGGCACCGCGGTGACCGACTCGTTCGGCCGGCCCGGCACCACCACCACCACCACGGTGGGCGTGCAGCTGGCCGTGCCGCTGTTCTCGGGCTATGCCATCCAGAACCGGGTGAAGGAAACCCTGGTGCTCGAAGACAAGGCCCGGCAAGACCTCGAGGCCGCCCGCCGCGCCGTGGCCCTGGGCACGCGCAGTGCGTTCCTGGGCGTGCAGTCGCTGCAGGGCCAGGTCAAGGCGCTGGAGGCGGCCGAGTCGTCCACCAAGCTGGCGCTGGACGCCACGCAGCTGGGCTACAAGGTGGGCGTGCGCGTCAACCTCGACGTGCTGAACGCGCAATCGCAGCTCTACAACACCCAGCGCGATCTGGCCAAGGCGCGCTACGACGCGCTGCTCACCAGCCTGAAGCTGCGCCAGGCCGCCGGCCTGCTTCAGCCGGGCGACGTGGACGCGCTGGAGGCCTTGCTGGCCAAGTAAGGCGGCCCGGCCAGGG
This portion of the Aquabacterium sp. OR-4 genome encodes:
- a CDS encoding rhodanese-like domain-containing protein, which produces MTAPLRQIRVQDLASFIAQHAAQPGSAPPLLLDVREAWELETARLELPGTRLLHLPMGELPQRLDELDPAQTILALCHHGMRSLQCVAYLQRQGHAHVYNVHGGIDAWSTQVDASVPRY
- a CDS encoding protein-L-isoaspartate O-methyltransferase family protein, which codes for MNVEQARFNMIEQQIRPWDVLDTAVLSLLAIVRREDFVPAEHRALAFSDIEIPLPEGECMLCPRVEARLLQDAQVQRHEKVLEIGAGSGFMAALLAHRAQSVLSLEDKPALARLARHNLQRAGVVNASVREMDGSAGLAAEGPFDVIVLSGSVTQQPKALLQQLKPGGRLIAVVGNEPVMRAVRITRLSDTAFQTQPLFDTVQPRLRGFDEPSRFSF
- a CDS encoding TolC family outer membrane protein produces the protein MPRTPLRLTTAAIRSSLLVMGAGLAALPGLAQAQSLKTLYEAARAYDATYLAARALADSAVHKAAQANALKLPSAQLTGSASRAESNLPGANNTALTNATLTAEGSYTLFNRANNATFNQAQRALELARSDLDSAEQDLIVRVAQAYFDVLAAQDALSAQQAAKKATTEQLASAKRNFEVGTATITDTREAQARFDLDQARELVAENDLQTKRVALDQLVGRAGVVPRGPVLPLVLPAVLPANADEWVNQAEDRHPGIRKARLGMEVARLETEKAKAGHLPTVNLIGRLAGSDSRGTAVTDSFGRPGTTTTTTVGVQLAVPLFSGYAIQNRVKETLVLEDKARQDLEAARRAVALGTRSAFLGVQSLQGQVKALEAAESSTKLALDATQLGYKVGVRVNLDVLNAQSQLYNTQRDLAKARYDALLTSLKLRQAAGLLQPGDVDALEALLAK